A single genomic interval of Mycolicibacterium holsaticum DSM 44478 = JCM 12374 harbors:
- a CDS encoding protein-tyrosine-phosphatase: protein MAERLAVAYANRVDIPNFRASSAGVRAVVGHPIHDDAARILEQLGGAASNFAARQLTSRIASDADLLLTMTRAHRDAALELAPRQLHRTFTLNEAARMVSEFNARHLADFAGLRSHIAADRRLDIPDPIGENAEFHATVGSQIANLLPPILELFRRGHL, encoded by the coding sequence TTGGCCGAACGGCTTGCCGTTGCGTACGCCAATCGCGTAGACATCCCAAACTTCAGGGCGTCCAGTGCTGGGGTACGCGCTGTTGTCGGGCATCCGATACACGACGATGCGGCACGCATCCTGGAGCAGCTGGGCGGTGCAGCCTCCAACTTCGCCGCTCGGCAGCTGACGTCAAGAATCGCTTCAGATGCTGACCTTCTGCTGACGATGACGAGAGCACACCGCGACGCCGCCCTAGAGCTCGCCCCCCGCCAACTCCATAGAACCTTCACGCTTAACGAAGCGGCCCGGATGGTTTCGGAGTTCAACGCACGACACCTTGCTGATTTCGCGGGGCTTCGCTCACACATTGCCGCCGACAGACGTCTGGACATCCCCGACCCGATCGGTGAAAACGCGGAGTTTCATGCGACCGTCGGGTCACAGATCGCTAATCTCCTGCCACCGATTCTTGAGCTCTTCCGTCGCGGCCATCTCTGA
- a CDS encoding SLC13 family permease yields the protein MTFDAWITLGVVIAAVALLVLDRFNPTLIMGGAVLVLLLAGVLDEGQVLDGFANESLAIVAALYVLAGAADVTGAFDGVTSRLLGNGARLRPYRELMRVCGPSAAVSAFIANTPLVAMLAPRVVRWCRRTGRSPSRYLMPLSYAIILGGSMTMIGTSTNLFVNDLIDKAGLGRLSVFSITGVGLPLAIGGVGLLVSLGPRLLRERHTPTDRLAEPEREFTVEMTIPANSPLAGATVGEAGLRNLDGVFLVEIERSKKVLAAIGPDEPLAVGDRLVFVGNLARVLDLHRMAGLVSAEARHFDDLAKNPQRQFVEAVISAGSPLVGSSLKASSFRRRYASAVVAVHRSGEQLKGKLGDMRLRAGDVLLVMAGRDFTQRYRQHKDFAVVAPLNWDRPLRSEHAKVVEICIAALLIVAGTGLMSLLQISLFLAFGLIVARIVTLEDARRSIDANVLLLMATSFGIGLAVQNSGLASTLAHLVMSAAGSLGAYGLLAAVLGATMLVTEVISNTAAAALMFPIALAIADQAGLNAMPFAVVIIFGASLSFLTPIGYQTNTMVWAMGGYRYTDFARLGAPLTLLVLLATPALVPIFFPFH from the coding sequence ATGACGTTCGATGCCTGGATCACCCTTGGGGTGGTGATCGCGGCGGTGGCGCTACTGGTGCTGGACCGGTTCAACCCAACTTTGATCATGGGCGGCGCCGTGTTGGTTCTCTTATTGGCCGGTGTACTCGATGAGGGGCAGGTTCTCGATGGGTTCGCGAACGAGTCATTGGCGATAGTTGCGGCGCTCTACGTATTGGCCGGCGCAGCAGACGTTACCGGAGCGTTCGACGGGGTGACATCGCGCTTGTTGGGCAACGGCGCGCGATTGCGACCGTATCGCGAACTCATGCGAGTCTGTGGACCGTCTGCCGCGGTATCGGCGTTCATTGCCAATACACCGTTGGTAGCCATGCTCGCGCCACGCGTCGTCCGCTGGTGTCGGCGCACTGGGCGGTCACCATCGCGCTACCTGATGCCACTGAGTTACGCCATCATTCTGGGTGGGTCTATGACCATGATTGGCACGTCGACCAACCTGTTCGTCAACGACCTCATCGATAAGGCAGGACTCGGCAGACTAAGCGTGTTCTCGATTACCGGGGTCGGCCTACCACTCGCCATCGGCGGGGTGGGCCTCTTGGTGTCCTTGGGGCCCCGCCTCTTGCGGGAGCGTCACACACCGACGGATCGACTGGCGGAGCCGGAACGGGAATTCACGGTGGAGATGACAATTCCCGCGAATAGTCCGCTAGCTGGGGCCACTGTGGGCGAAGCTGGTCTACGGAACCTCGACGGCGTCTTTTTGGTGGAGATTGAGCGGTCAAAGAAGGTACTTGCTGCCATCGGCCCTGACGAGCCACTCGCGGTTGGGGATCGGCTGGTGTTCGTCGGCAACCTGGCTCGGGTTTTGGACCTACACCGCATGGCGGGACTGGTCTCGGCAGAGGCGCGCCACTTCGATGATTTGGCAAAAAATCCACAGCGCCAGTTCGTCGAAGCCGTTATCAGTGCCGGGTCGCCACTGGTGGGATCGAGCTTGAAGGCGTCGAGCTTTCGCCGTCGGTACGCATCGGCGGTCGTTGCGGTTCATCGGTCCGGTGAGCAGTTGAAGGGCAAACTCGGAGACATGCGCCTGCGAGCAGGCGACGTCCTCTTAGTGATGGCCGGACGCGATTTTACCCAACGCTATCGCCAGCATAAAGACTTCGCTGTCGTAGCTCCGCTCAACTGGGACCGACCCCTTCGTAGCGAGCACGCCAAGGTGGTCGAGATCTGCATCGCTGCCCTACTGATTGTGGCCGGAACCGGATTAATGAGTCTGTTGCAGATATCGCTGTTCCTAGCATTCGGACTGATAGTGGCCAGGATTGTGACTCTTGAAGACGCCCGCCGGTCCATCGACGCCAACGTACTTCTACTGATGGCGACGAGTTTCGGTATCGGGCTGGCGGTGCAAAACAGCGGCCTTGCCTCGACGTTGGCGCATCTGGTGATGAGCGCCGCTGGCTCGCTCGGAGCCTATGGGCTGTTGGCCGCTGTTCTCGGAGCCACCATGCTCGTAACGGAGGTAATTTCGAACACTGCGGCGGCGGCACTCATGTTCCCGATCGCGCTCGCGATTGCCGATCAAGCAGGCCTTAACGCTATGCCGTTCGCCGTCGTGATTATTTTTGGGGCGAGCCTGTCATTCTTGACGCCGATCGGTTATCAAACCAATACCATGGTGTGGGCAATGGGTGGCTATCGGTACACAGACTTCGCCCGTTTAGGTGCGCCCCTGACTCTTCTTGTATTACTCGCCACCCCAGCATTGGTCCCAATATTCTTCCCATTTCATTGA
- a CDS encoding endonuclease/exonuclease/phosphatase family protein, whose protein sequence is MRLTVLAIAALAFSIVSLHFRACAISNVVELVAAVSSPYVPWLALLGVMLLFLCRRLVLSIIAMAVVAAILATQVPWYYFGRQADVGPHAEIRVLSSNLRKGRADASSFVKLAKDKADLIAVAELTPEESRRFSQAGIEDTFPYSVLKPAPNAGGIGLWSRFPLTAVQPAQRSDDALIAARVRVPQVRFNPIIASVHVTSPVTAEAGSFDRWRNSITDAKNGLDHFAEIAGPAAVIVAGDFNSTPDMRQFRDLLTNGYRDAVEQTGAGFAPTFPSNKWFPPVIVIDHVLTRNAAASSIRRVNITGSDHRALLATIKVPLDPKAA, encoded by the coding sequence GTGCGCCTGACAGTGCTAGCAATCGCAGCTCTCGCGTTCTCAATCGTCTCGTTGCATTTTCGGGCCTGTGCCATTTCGAACGTCGTCGAACTCGTCGCTGCCGTGAGTTCACCCTATGTGCCTTGGTTGGCACTGTTGGGCGTCATGCTCTTGTTCCTGTGCCGACGGCTCGTCCTGTCGATCATCGCCATGGCCGTCGTGGCGGCGATTCTGGCAACCCAGGTGCCCTGGTACTACTTCGGAAGGCAGGCTGATGTCGGGCCGCACGCCGAAATCCGCGTTCTCTCGTCAAACCTCCGGAAGGGCCGTGCGGACGCTTCGTCATTCGTTAAACTCGCCAAGGACAAGGCGGATCTCATCGCGGTGGCGGAGTTGACACCAGAGGAGTCCCGACGCTTCTCGCAAGCCGGCATCGAAGACACGTTCCCATATTCGGTGCTTAAGCCCGCACCCAACGCTGGTGGAATCGGTCTTTGGAGCCGATTCCCGCTGACCGCAGTGCAGCCAGCGCAGAGGAGCGACGACGCGCTCATCGCGGCGCGGGTGCGTGTTCCACAGGTACGCTTCAACCCAATTATCGCTAGCGTGCACGTCACCTCCCCAGTCACCGCCGAAGCGGGTTCATTCGATAGATGGCGAAACAGCATTACCGACGCCAAGAACGGCCTGGATCATTTCGCCGAAATTGCTGGACCCGCAGCGGTCATCGTGGCTGGAGACTTCAATAGCACCCCGGATATGCGTCAGTTCCGCGATCTGTTGACTAACGGGTACCGCGATGCCGTCGAACAGACCGGGGCAGGCTTCGCGCCAACATTCCCCTCCAACAAATGGTTTCCACCCGTGATCGTGATAGACCACGTGTTGACCCGGAACGCCGCTGCGTCGTCGATCCGGAGGGTGAACATCACTGGCTCCGACCACCGCGCACTGCTGGCGACTATCAAAGTCCCACTTGACCCTAAGGCCGCGTAA
- a CDS encoding DUF732 domain-containing protein has product MVAIAPAHASDADDEFIELLDIEGVPYSNQTEVIRAGKEWCLARTRPNAKMGPMNNDLLNKMGWSGSELQDFARAATRTYC; this is encoded by the coding sequence GTGGTAGCCATCGCGCCCGCGCATGCCAGCGACGCCGACGACGAATTCATCGAACTGCTCGACATTGAGGGCGTGCCCTACTCGAACCAAACTGAGGTGATTCGCGCCGGCAAAGAATGGTGCCTCGCGCGTACCAGGCCGAACGCGAAAATGGGCCCCATGAACAACGATTTGTTGAACAAGATGGGGTGGAGCGGAAGCGAGCTGCAAGACTTCGCCCGGGCAGCAACTCGGACTTATTGCTAA
- a CDS encoding alpha/beta hydrolase, with translation MTVLTVADIDRWNAEAVRQVFHAAQASAQASFNTAEVLASLPAFDSWGGDAADAAGQSNAEIRRELELNGDEKLVVGRAAANAADGIDKVKADLAALRDDAESLGMVVDPVANRVLPGPGLAGASPMEAELKMMQLQPRLDAILVEANQVDDELARAIDMADGDEPIPDFSPEAVAEPLPEDPQEFHERWEQLTEAEKDWLYEQDHFVGNHPGMPFVDKDKYNRMNLGELMSDTQAEIDRLAREHPAWAAGGRPGTPNPNPPAYREWKQRWDAAHADMNRYQAVQGELRSNDGVPRLLGLIDEEGHAAVSMGNPDTATRNATFVPGTGQDLTRLEFSAQKSEQMYLAAMRADPNLQAGDVSVTTWMGYDRPMNLFEAASPGYARDGGDDLAAFQAGMRASHDGAPSIDTVIGHSYGSTLMGAAALDGNHLDVNNVVAVGSPGILADHASDLSLASGANVFASRAENDMIGLATYATLGPDPMNGRFGGIPFEAAPGAAGPFGTPTVDAHSSYWSAGNPALDNMGRIIAGRTDVTAPTFTP, from the coding sequence GTGACGGTGCTGACGGTCGCCGACATCGACCGGTGGAACGCCGAGGCGGTGCGCCAGGTGTTTCATGCCGCCCAAGCCAGCGCGCAGGCGTCGTTCAACACCGCTGAGGTGCTGGCGTCGCTGCCGGCGTTCGACAGCTGGGGCGGTGACGCGGCCGACGCGGCCGGGCAATCCAATGCTGAGATCCGACGCGAACTCGAGCTGAACGGCGACGAGAAGTTGGTCGTCGGGCGCGCGGCAGCCAATGCCGCGGACGGCATCGACAAGGTCAAGGCGGATCTGGCGGCGCTGCGCGATGACGCGGAAAGCCTGGGGATGGTGGTCGACCCGGTCGCCAACCGCGTGCTGCCCGGCCCGGGACTGGCGGGCGCGTCGCCGATGGAGGCCGAGCTGAAGATGATGCAGCTGCAGCCGCGGCTGGACGCGATCTTGGTGGAGGCCAACCAGGTCGACGACGAGCTGGCCCGCGCGATCGACATGGCCGACGGTGACGAGCCGATCCCGGATTTTTCGCCCGAGGCGGTGGCCGAGCCGCTGCCGGAGGACCCGCAGGAGTTCCACGAGCGCTGGGAGCAGTTGACCGAAGCCGAAAAAGACTGGCTCTACGAACAGGACCATTTCGTCGGCAATCACCCGGGCATGCCGTTCGTCGACAAGGACAAGTACAACCGGATGAATCTGGGCGAGTTGATGAGCGATACGCAGGCCGAGATCGACCGGCTGGCCCGCGAACATCCAGCGTGGGCGGCCGGTGGCAGGCCGGGCACCCCGAACCCGAATCCGCCGGCGTACCGCGAGTGGAAGCAGCGCTGGGATGCGGCGCACGCGGACATGAATCGCTATCAGGCCGTTCAGGGTGAACTGAGGTCCAACGACGGGGTTCCGCGGCTGCTCGGGTTGATCGACGAGGAGGGCCATGCGGCGGTGTCGATGGGCAATCCCGACACCGCGACGCGCAATGCGACGTTCGTGCCGGGTACCGGGCAGGACCTGACGCGGCTGGAGTTCAGCGCGCAGAAATCCGAGCAGATGTATCTGGCGGCGATGCGCGCGGACCCCAACCTGCAGGCCGGTGATGTTTCGGTCACCACGTGGATGGGATATGACCGGCCGATGAACCTGTTCGAGGCGGCGTCACCGGGGTATGCGCGCGACGGCGGCGACGACCTGGCGGCGTTCCAGGCGGGGATGCGCGCGTCGCACGACGGGGCGCCGTCGATCGATACGGTGATCGGGCACAGCTACGGCTCGACGTTGATGGGCGCGGCCGCGCTGGACGGCAATCACCTGGATGTGAATAACGTTGTGGCGGTGGGCAGTCCGGGGATTCTTGCCGATCATGCCAGTGATCTGAGCCTGGCGTCGGGGGCCAACGTGTTTGCGTCGCGCGCGGAGAACGACATGATCGGCCTCGCCACGTACGCGACGCTGGGTCCGGACCCGATGAACGGTCGGTTCGGCGGCATCCCGTTCGAGGCGGCGCCGGGGGCCGCGGGTCCGTTCGGTACACCCACGGTCGACGCGCACAGCAGTTATTGGAGCGCCGGCAACCCGGCACTGGATAACATGGGCCGCATCATTGCCGGAAGAACTGACGTCACAGCACCGACCTTCACACCATGA
- a CDS encoding WXG100 family type VII secretion target — MSGQLRANLAHLDASAVQADGQAAELATGHTCAHGQIESAQTGWTGRSAMSLAKRLVQWQAADAALQARVVEHGQALKCAATEYATTDQRSAEQVEQAKAEVERLASRQNL, encoded by the coding sequence ATGTCGGGGCAGCTGCGCGCCAATTTGGCGCACTTGGACGCGTCCGCGGTGCAGGCCGACGGCCAGGCCGCGGAGCTGGCCACCGGGCACACCTGCGCGCATGGCCAGATCGAGTCGGCGCAGACCGGCTGGACGGGGCGGTCGGCGATGTCGTTGGCGAAGCGGTTGGTGCAGTGGCAGGCGGCCGACGCGGCGCTGCAGGCCCGGGTGGTCGAACATGGTCAGGCGCTGAAGTGCGCGGCGACCGAGTACGCGACGACGGACCAGCGCAGCGCCGAGCAGGTCGAGCAAGCGAAGGCGGAGGTCGAACGGCTCGCGTCCCGGCAGAACCTGTGA
- the rplA gene encoding 50S ribosomal protein L1, translating into MSKNSKAYREAAEKIDRSQLYHPLEAAKLAKETSSKKQDATVEVAIRLGVDPRKADQMVRGTVNLPHGTGKTARVIVFAVGDKAEAAEAAGADAVGSDDLIERIQGGWLDFDAAIATPDQMAKVGRIARVLGPRGLMPNPKTGTVTPDVAKAVADIKGGKINFRVDKQANLHFVIGKASFDDKALAENYGAALDEILRAKPTSSKGRYLKKIVMATTTGPGIPVDPTVTRNFAEA; encoded by the coding sequence ATGAGCAAGAACAGCAAGGCATATCGCGAAGCCGCCGAGAAGATCGACCGCTCGCAGCTGTACCACCCGCTGGAGGCTGCGAAGCTGGCCAAGGAGACGTCGAGCAAGAAGCAGGACGCGACCGTCGAGGTGGCGATCCGGCTGGGCGTCGACCCGCGTAAGGCCGACCAGATGGTGCGCGGCACCGTCAACCTGCCCCACGGCACCGGTAAGACCGCCCGCGTCATCGTGTTCGCGGTGGGCGACAAGGCCGAGGCCGCCGAGGCGGCGGGCGCCGACGCGGTGGGCAGCGACGACCTGATCGAGCGGATCCAGGGCGGCTGGCTGGACTTCGACGCCGCGATCGCGACGCCGGATCAGATGGCCAAGGTGGGTCGCATCGCCCGGGTGCTGGGTCCGCGCGGGCTGATGCCGAACCCGAAGACCGGCACGGTGACCCCGGATGTCGCCAAGGCCGTGGCCGACATCAAGGGCGGCAAGATCAACTTCCGCGTCGACAAGCAGGCCAACCTGCACTTCGTGATCGGCAAGGCCTCGTTTGACGACAAGGCGCTGGCCGAGAACTACGGCGCCGCGCTCGACGAGATCCTGCGGGCCAAGCCGACGTCGTCGAAGGGCCGCTACCTCAAGAAGATCGTGATGGCGACGACGACGGGCCCGGGCATCCCGGTCGACCCGACCGTGACGCGCAACTTCGCCGAGGCGTAG
- the rplK gene encoding 50S ribosomal protein L11 has product MAPKKKVIGLIKLQIQAGQANPAPPVGPALGQHGVNIMEFCKAYNAATENQRGNVVPVEITVYEDRSFDFKLKTPPAAKLLLKAAGVQKGSGEPHKTKVAKVTWDQVREIAETKKEDLNANDVEQGAKIIAGTARSMGITVE; this is encoded by the coding sequence ATGGCCCCGAAGAAGAAAGTCATCGGGCTGATCAAGCTGCAGATTCAGGCCGGGCAGGCCAACCCCGCCCCGCCGGTGGGTCCGGCGCTCGGCCAGCACGGCGTCAACATCATGGAGTTCTGCAAGGCGTACAACGCCGCGACAGAAAACCAGCGCGGCAACGTGGTGCCGGTGGAGATCACCGTCTACGAGGACCGCAGCTTCGACTTCAAGCTGAAGACGCCGCCCGCGGCCAAGCTGCTGTTGAAGGCCGCCGGTGTGCAGAAGGGCTCGGGGGAGCCGCACAAGACCAAGGTCGCGAAGGTGACCTGGGATCAGGTGCGCGAGATCGCCGAAACCAAGAAGGAAGACCTGAACGCCAACGACGTCGAGCAGGGCGCCAAGATCATCGCCGGCACCGCCCGGTCGATGGGCATCACAGTCGAGTAG
- the nusG gene encoding transcription termination/antitermination protein NusG: MTSFEGDTPSAEAVDLVDNETTAATTDPATEEADVAGDAVSDEAATPADAAGEAEAEAEAPAAEGTDAPAEEEEEDPAVALKKELRLKPGDWYVIHSYAGYENKVKANLETRVQNLDVGDYIFQVEVPTEEVTEIKNGQRKQVNRKVLPGYILVRMELNDESWGAVRNTPGVTGFVGATSRPSPLSLDDVVKFLLPPATAKKPGKAASTSAAAADTGIERTPIEVDFEVGESVTVMDGPFATLPASISEVNAEQQKLKVLVSIFGRETPVELTFNQVAKI; encoded by the coding sequence GTGACTAGCTTCGAGGGCGACACGCCTTCGGCCGAGGCCGTCGATCTCGTCGACAACGAGACCACGGCAGCCACCACCGACCCGGCGACGGAGGAAGCCGACGTCGCCGGTGACGCCGTGAGCGACGAGGCGGCCACGCCCGCCGACGCGGCCGGTGAGGCCGAGGCCGAGGCTGAGGCGCCCGCGGCTGAGGGCACCGATGCGCCCGCCGAGGAGGAAGAAGAGGACCCGGCGGTCGCGCTGAAGAAGGAGCTGCGCCTCAAGCCCGGCGACTGGTACGTCATCCACAGCTACGCCGGCTACGAGAACAAGGTGAAGGCCAACCTCGAGACCCGCGTGCAGAACCTGGACGTCGGCGACTACATCTTCCAGGTCGAGGTGCCCACCGAAGAGGTCACCGAGATCAAGAACGGCCAGCGCAAGCAGGTCAACCGCAAGGTGTTACCGGGTTACATCCTGGTGCGGATGGAGCTCAACGACGAGTCGTGGGGCGCGGTGCGCAACACGCCCGGTGTGACGGGGTTCGTCGGTGCGACGTCACGGCCGTCGCCGCTGTCGCTGGACGACGTGGTGAAGTTCCTGCTGCCGCCCGCGACGGCGAAGAAGCCCGGCAAGGCCGCGTCGACGTCGGCTGCCGCCGCCGACACCGGCATCGAGCGGACGCCGATCGAGGTGGACTTCGAGGTGGGCGAGTCGGTCACCGTCATGGATGGCCCGTTCGCCACGCTGCCCGCGTCGATCAGCGAGGTCAACGCCGAACAGCAGAAGCTCAAGGTGCTGGTGTCGATCTTCGGCCGCGAGACACCTGTGGAACTGACCTTCAACCAGGTCGCCAAGATTTGA
- the secE gene encoding preprotein translocase subunit SecE gives MSDSEPARPGSTGAGSDPGPDGDGRTAVVTPQRPTGKRSRRGAAAEDQSAAVDLATGTEAAPTKNGSGKKKKTAKKRGDGPSRNPFVFVWTYLQQVVAELRKVIWPNRKQMVSYTTVVLFFLAFMVALIWAADFGLTELVNLVFA, from the coding sequence GTGAGCGATTCCGAGCCGGCACGCCCTGGTTCCACCGGCGCCGGCAGTGATCCTGGCCCCGACGGCGACGGGCGGACCGCCGTGGTGACGCCGCAGCGCCCGACCGGGAAGCGGTCGCGGCGCGGTGCCGCCGCGGAAGATCAGAGCGCCGCCGTCGACCTGGCCACCGGAACCGAGGCCGCGCCGACCAAGAACGGCTCGGGGAAAAAGAAGAAGACCGCCAAGAAGCGCGGCGACGGCCCGTCTCGCAACCCGTTCGTTTTCGTCTGGACCTACCTGCAGCAGGTCGTCGCCGAACTGCGCAAGGTCATCTGGCCGAACCGCAAGCAGATGGTCAGCTACACCACCGTGGTGCTGTTCTTTCTGGCGTTCATGGTCGCGCTGATCTGGGCGGCTGACTTTGGCCTGACCGAGCTCGTCAACCTGGTGTTCGCTTGA
- the hadC gene encoding (3R)-hydroxyacyl-ACP dehydratase subunit HadC: MALKIDIRGMVWKYPDTFVVGREQIRQYAHAVKSADPASIDEQAAAELGHDKLIAPLTFMSIFAVMIQRHFFQNVDIGMETMQIVQVDQKFKFRRPIQDGDELTGVMYIETVDERFGADIVTTRNVLTDPQGEIVMESFTTLMGHEGDNSISVKWDPETGQVVRTAVAENGRNGQDAD, from the coding sequence ATGGCTCTCAAGATCGATATCCGGGGAATGGTCTGGAAGTACCCGGACACGTTCGTGGTGGGCCGCGAGCAGATCCGCCAGTACGCGCACGCGGTCAAGTCCGCCGATCCGGCTAGCATCGACGAACAGGCCGCCGCGGAGCTGGGTCACGACAAGCTGATCGCGCCGCTGACCTTCATGTCGATTTTCGCGGTGATGATCCAGCGGCACTTCTTCCAGAACGTCGACATCGGCATGGAAACCATGCAGATCGTCCAGGTGGATCAGAAGTTCAAGTTCCGTCGGCCGATCCAGGACGGCGACGAGTTGACCGGCGTGATGTATATCGAGACGGTCGACGAACGCTTCGGCGCCGACATCGTGACCACCCGCAACGTGCTCACCGACCCGCAAGGCGAGATCGTGATGGAGTCGTTCACCACGCTGATGGGCCACGAAGGCGACAATTCGATCTCGGTGAAGTGGGATCCGGAGACGGGGCAGGTGGTGCGCACCGCCGTCGCCGAGAACGGCCGCAACGGTCAGGATGCGGATTAG
- the hadB gene encoding (3R)-hydroxyacyl-ACP dehydratase subunit HadB, with the protein MPLREFDSVKVGDQLPEKVIPLTRQDLVNYAGVSGDLNPIHWDDEIAKQVGLDTAIAHGMLTMGLGGGYVTSWVGDPAAVTEFNVRFTAVVPVPNDGVGAEIVFNGRVKSVEPETKTVTIALSATAGGKKIFGRAIATAKLA; encoded by the coding sequence ATGCCACTGCGTGAGTTCGATTCGGTGAAGGTGGGTGATCAGCTTCCCGAGAAAGTGATCCCGCTGACACGGCAGGACCTGGTGAACTACGCCGGGGTCTCGGGCGACCTGAACCCGATTCACTGGGACGACGAGATCGCCAAGCAGGTGGGCCTGGACACCGCCATCGCGCACGGCATGCTGACCATGGGTCTGGGCGGCGGATACGTCACCTCGTGGGTGGGTGACCCGGCCGCGGTCACCGAGTTCAACGTGCGTTTCACCGCCGTCGTGCCGGTGCCCAACGACGGCGTCGGCGCCGAGATCGTGTTCAATGGCCGCGTGAAATCCGTTGAGCCAGAAACGAAAACCGTCACGATCGCGCTGTCGGCCACCGCAGGCGGGAAGAAGATCTTCGGCCGCGCCATCGCGACCGCGAAGCTGGCGTAG
- the hadA gene encoding (3R)-hydroxyacyl-ACP dehydratase subunit HadA, translating into MSLSERIVGMHYRYPDHYVVGREKVREYATAVKNDDAAFFDEKAAAELGHINLPAPLTFTSVLGYMAQVAFFEHANVEIKDAKIVQVDQVLKYMRPIFAGDKLYCDVSVDSVRQAHGTDIIVLKTVVTNENGDVMQETYTTLAGRSGEEGEEGFSDATA; encoded by the coding sequence GTGTCTCTGTCAGAGCGGATCGTCGGGATGCACTATCGCTATCCCGACCACTATGTCGTGGGCCGCGAGAAGGTGCGTGAGTACGCAACCGCGGTCAAAAACGACGACGCGGCGTTCTTCGACGAAAAGGCCGCTGCCGAGCTGGGGCATATCAACCTGCCCGCGCCGCTGACGTTCACCTCGGTGCTCGGCTACATGGCCCAGGTGGCGTTTTTCGAGCACGCCAACGTCGAAATCAAGGACGCGAAGATCGTCCAGGTCGACCAGGTGCTCAAGTACATGAGGCCGATCTTTGCCGGCGACAAGCTCTACTGCGATGTCTCGGTGGACTCCGTGCGGCAGGCCCACGGCACCGACATCATCGTGCTCAAGACCGTCGTCACCAACGAGAACGGTGACGTGATGCAGGAGACCTACACGACCCTCGCGGGCCGTTCGGGTGAAGAGGGAGAAGAGGGTTTCAGCGATGCCACTGCGTGA
- the rpmG gene encoding 50S ribosomal protein L33: MASSTDVRPKITLACEVCKHRNYITKKNRRNDPDRLEIKKFCPNCGKHQAHKESR; the protein is encoded by the coding sequence GTGGCCTCCAGTACTGACGTACGGCCCAAGATCACCTTGGCCTGCGAGGTGTGCAAGCACCGCAACTACATCACCAAGAAGAACCGTCGCAACGATCCCGACCGGCTCGAGATCAAGAAGTTCTGCCCGAACTGCGGCAAGCACCAGGCCCACAAAGAGTCGCGGTAG
- a CDS encoding NYN domain-containing protein, with protein MTDTDVARVAVYLDFDNIVISRYDQVHGRNSFQRDKAAGFHKNPGRLGQARVDVSAIIDFASSFGTLVLTRAYADWSADVNADYRDQLVGRAVDLVQLFPAAAYGKNGADIRLAVDAVEDMFRLPDLTHVVIVAGDSDYIALAQRCKRLGRYVVGIGITGSISRSLTAACDEYVSYDALPGVTPVEPAEAPKRRRTKADADQEPEAPDPQVAATALLERALRIGHEKDDADWLHNSAVKAQMKRMDPSFSEKSLGFRSFSDFLRSRSEIAELDESSTIRMVRLRNSE; from the coding sequence GTGACCGATACCGATGTGGCGCGCGTGGCGGTGTACCTCGACTTCGACAACATCGTGATCTCGCGCTACGACCAGGTCCACGGGCGGAACTCGTTTCAGCGCGACAAGGCCGCCGGCTTCCACAAGAACCCGGGCCGCCTCGGCCAGGCCCGCGTCGACGTCAGCGCCATCATCGACTTCGCGTCGTCCTTCGGCACCCTGGTGCTGACCAGGGCTTACGCTGACTGGTCGGCCGACGTCAACGCCGACTACCGCGACCAACTGGTCGGCCGCGCCGTCGACCTCGTCCAGTTGTTTCCGGCTGCCGCGTACGGCAAGAACGGCGCCGACATCCGGTTGGCCGTCGACGCCGTCGAGGACATGTTCCGGCTGCCCGACCTCACCCACGTCGTGATCGTGGCCGGCGACTCCGACTACATCGCGCTCGCCCAGCGCTGCAAACGTCTCGGCCGCTATGTGGTCGGCATCGGCATCACCGGCTCCATCAGCCGCTCGCTGACCGCCGCGTGCGACGAATACGTCTCCTACGACGCGCTGCCCGGGGTCACCCCGGTGGAGCCCGCCGAGGCGCCCAAGCGTCGACGCACCAAGGCCGACGCCGACCAGGAGCCCGAAGCCCCCGACCCGCAGGTCGCTGCGACGGCGCTGCTCGAGCGCGCGCTGCGCATCGGCCATGAGAAGGACGACGCCGACTGGCTGCACAACTCGGCGGTCAAGGCGCAGATGAAGCGCATGGACCCGTCGTTTTCGGAGAAGTCGCTGGGCTTTCGCTCGTTCAGCGACTTCCTCCGCTCACGCAGCGAAATCGCCGAACTCGACGAGAGCAGCACCATCCGGATGGTCCGCCTGCGCAACAGCGAGTGA